One genomic region from Candidatus Cybelea sp. encodes:
- a CDS encoding cytochrome c has protein sequence MRFLVAAALVMTLAACAKGSNNASTQAAASASAAADAQNPASASDGATVYLENCSSCHQTSGEGVSGAFPPLAANPVVTGNPVTVIAIVKNGLEGKIVVHGNAYSGIMPAWKKQISDQQIAEVISYIRSAWNNNAGAVSLSQVQSVH, from the coding sequence ATGAGATTCTTGGTCGCCGCTGCGCTCGTGATGACGCTTGCGGCCTGCGCCAAAGGTTCGAATAACGCGAGCACGCAGGCTGCGGCCTCAGCGTCGGCCGCTGCCGACGCGCAGAATCCCGCCTCGGCGAGCGACGGCGCAACCGTCTACCTCGAAAACTGCTCGAGCTGCCACCAAACCAGCGGAGAGGGCGTCTCGGGCGCCTTTCCGCCGTTGGCGGCCAATCCCGTCGTAACCGGCAATCCGGTCACCGTCATCGCGATCGTCAAAAATGGACTCGAAGGAAAGATCGTCGTGCACGGCAACGCCTATAGCGGCATCATGCCGGCGTGGAAGAAACAGATCTCCGACCAGCAGATCGCCGAAGTGATCTCCTACATTCGCAGCGCCTGGAACAACAACGCCGGAGCCGTCAGCCTCTCGCAGGTACAAAGCGTCCACTAG